The genomic DNA AGAAtggacttttatgtagaaaaccgtGATGAAATGGAGTCTTCCTAACTAGTGATTTACATcaatctgatttaaatcaaatccaccctggtttcCAGGGACTCCTGAGGCCTGATGTCTACATAGCTGGGCAGCAAGGGGCAGCCTGTGGGGTCTCTCCCCACAGCGCAAGGTGGCCGCAGGGGCCAGATTTAAGCAGGAATCGTTGGTCATGATTTTCTGCGGCCtaggcgtgcctcagtttccccccataCGTGCATTGCCACCCTGCGGGGGAAAGGGTTAACACCACCCCTAGCCTAAAAAAAACCCTGGAgtcctcagtttacccataaaccaATCCAGTGTCTCCCTTCAGCCCCTGTTGGTTCTCCACAAAACCCCCTACCTAGGTGTGTTCTGAGGCCTGGATCAGTTCCACGGGGCCACCTTCTCCCTGaccgtgctgggggctctgcctgtctccggcgctcaggaccctgagctcccaccatcacctgggaCCCTCGACCAGTgcaagcctcatggagtggggagatccctccctccctccctccgtttCCTTCTCTACCTCGGGTATTAGCCTTTACCACGGTAACTGCTCGGCTGGTTTCGGCTCCTTGTGTCGTTATCACTAGTACTGAGTACAGGGCGACcgggcagcaagtgtgaaaaatcgggatggggggggggggataggagCCGAGATAAGACAAAGACCCGAACATCGGGCTGGTCCCTGTACAATCGGGACGTCCGGTCCCCCTAATTCAGTCAGTCAGTTGGGTGGtgaagctggttgcttctctctctcgctGAACTTTACTCACTGGGgcttttagcttcccccatttactctgcagcaactcgggggaccagacgtcctgattgtATAGGAACCAtccagatttttgggtctttttcttatctaggctcctattaccccccacccccgtcccgatttttcacacttgctgcctggtcaccccaGCAGCAACGCTGCTTCGACCTAAGCtccagatccctgcagcgccccacatcctgtggggtttgctcagccCGTGGGTTACTGCCAGGACAACTGTGAGGTGAGAGTGGGGaagggacgtgctgaacctgggacatacGAAGGTGGcagcgtgcgtgcgtgtgtgtaaCACACCAAGGTCCTGCAGGACGGCTCCTTTGGGAGGGGATGTGCAGCGGGAGGAGCAGAGCTCCATACAAAAACACACGTGACACAAGCGGCACATGGACAGAAGTACAGGCCCCTGGGGTCCGGCCGGGCCCCATGGAGAGAGACGGGGTCTCTGGTGCCAAGGCCCCATCTGGGAGGCCAGGGGCCGGCCCCTCGGCGTGGTCTGGCTGGAGGCCGGTGTCTCGTGGCCGGGTCAGTCccaggctggggcgggagggACGAGGCTCCGCCAGGGAGccggcccccagctcctccctgcgGCCAGCGGAACCTGACCCGATCGAGGTCCCGGCTAACGGCACCGGGAGgagcgcccgggggggtgggggacggtcAGTCGGGGGGTCCCATGGCCCCTCCTAGGGGAGCCCAGCGACCCCGGGGCCTGGCTCGTGAGCCAGGCTTCACTGCCAGGAGCCGGGCAGAACTCGGGCGGGTCCCggcggggggctgggccctgggggtcTCACCTGCCCCTGGATGAAGTCCCAGCTCTGGTACTTCTCGCTGGGGGGTCCTGCCTGCGGATAGGTCCGGATGGCGTCCTCCACGAACACCCCCACCTTGCCattcagctgggggaggggggggagaggagaggtgaCTTTCCCCCAGCCACGGCCCCGGCGCCGCGAGCTTCCCCCCCGTGCCGCGAGCTTCCCCCCGACAGTGCCCCCGGCCGAGCCTCCCCCGGCGCCGCGAGCGgccccccggcagtgcccccgGCCGAGCCTCCCCCGGCGCCGCGAGCttccccccggcagtgcccccgGGACCGCGAGCATCCCCCCCGTGCCGCGAGCttccccccggcagtgcccccagcacCACGAGCATCCCCctggtgctgcgagcttccccccggCAGTGTCCCTGGCCAAGCCTCTCCCAGCGCCACGAGCATCCCCCTGGCTGAGCCTCCCACCTATGCCGCAAGCCTCCCCCCGGCGCCGCGAGCTTCCCCCCGCAGTGCCTCCAGCGCcacgagcttccccccagcagtgcccccagcacCGCGAGCATCCCCCCGGCGCCACGAGCttccccccggcagtgcccccagcacCGCAAGCATCCCCctggtgctgcgagcttccccccgaCAGTGCCCCCGGCACGGCGAGCTTCCCCCCGGTAGTGTCCCTGGCCGAGCCTCTCCCAGCGCCGCGAGCCTCCCCCTGGCCGAGCCTCCCCCTATGCCACGAGCCTCCCCTCGGTGCCGCGAGCttcctccggcagtgcccccagcgCCACGAGCttccccccggcagtgcccccagccaAGCCTCCCCGGGCGccgcgagcttccccccagcagtgcccccagcacCGCGAGCATCCCCCCGGCGCCGCGAGCttccccccggcagtgcccccagcacCGCAAGCATCCCTctggtgctgcgagcttccccccggcagtgcccccagcacTGTGAGCTTCCCCCCGGTAGTGTCCCTGGCCGAGCCTCTCCCAGCGCCGCGAGCCTCCCCCTGGCCGAGCCTCCCCCTCTGCCACGAGCCTCCCCTCGGTGCCGCGAGCttcctccggcagtgcccccagcgCCACGAGCttccccccggcagtgcccccagccaAGCCTCCCCCGGCGCCGCGAGCTTCCCCCCGACAGTGCCCCCGGCACGGCGAGCTTCCCCCCGGTAGTGTCCCTGGCCAAGCCTCTCCCAGCGCCGCGAGCATCCCCCTGGCTGAGCCTCCCCCTATGCCGCAAGCctccccccggcagtgcccccgGCCGAGCCTCCCCCGGCGCCGCGAGCttccccccggcagtgcccccagcacCGTGAGCATCCCCctggtgctgcgagcttccccgcgGCAGTGCCCCCAGCACTGTGAGCTTCCCCCCGGTAGTGTCCCTGGCCGAGCCTCTCCCAACACCGCGAGCCTCCCCCTGGCCGAGCCTCCCCCTATGCCGCAAGCCTCCCCccggtgctgcgagcttcccccagcagtgcccccagcgCCATGAGCttccccccggcagtgcccccagccgaGCTTCCCCCTGGCTGACCCTCCCCtggcgctgtgagcttccccctAGCAGTGCCTCCAGCATGCCCCACTCACCGTGACACGCTGCGTGTACAGCAGGACCCCAATGGTGATCTGGGCAGCgaagaggagaaagaggaaaccgaaatactggggggggggggggagagaaagggggtcAGTTAATCTTCTCGGCCTCggggcccccccgctccccctcccaccttgcaCCCATAGACAGATCAACAGACACTGACACCCCAGAACTGATGGGggtcacccccagctctgccccccccgggagATAAAAATCCCCCActccccccgggccccccccccccaccgaacaGGTGCGGGACTTCTGcttttctccttttccttttgcactttcccgcccccctccccccagcagcctgAGCCGGGCACCATcctcagggcggggggcagagcccGGCAGGAtgtggctgctgggggggggtcacGTGGTGCCAGCTGAGATGGGAAATTGCACCAGGCCCTGAGCTCATGAGAGAGGGAGAAACTTCCCACATCAACCCCCCGGTgaccccaggctcccagccccctgctctaaccaccagcccccactcccctcccagagccgggagagaacccaggagtccgggctctcCCGTGTACTTACAAATCCCAGCATACACTTGATCTCCTTgagggaacccaggcatccgAGGAAACCCATCAGCATGGTGACGATGCCAACTCCGGACAGGATGTAGGACCAGACCTTCAGGGCGTACAGGGAGGAACCTGGAGGGGGGACGGGCAGAGGTcagagccgggctgggctggCGAGGGGCCGGGCGTGAGGGACACCGTggggggggccggcgggggggccGGCGGGCCGGGCGTGAGGGGCACCGTGGGGGGGGCCGGCGGGCCGGGCGTGAGGGGCAccgcagggggggaggggacgttACCCAGGACGGCGGCGAAGCTTTGCTGGTCGATTAGGATCCAGAGGCCGAAGCTGAGGATGATGCCGCCCAggacctgcgggggagggggaagggggttacactggagtgggggggggtcaccctggcaCAGGCGACGTCTCCCCCCaccggccccagctgcagccaacccctcccccccttagtgCCAGTCCCatctggggagaggcaggtgagagcaaccccccctccagcaccaagccccccccatccacccctcagccccagcccccccctacTCACGAAGAAGAGGAGGTtgaagaggaagaggaaataTTTGGTGACGCTCAGACACCCGCGGGGAGACATGGCTggacctgcgggggaggggcaggaggggggttaATGCTCAGctggagggacccagccccccccagacaTGGACCCCGGGGCAGAGGCAGCTGCTGCCCGCCCAGCCCCACGGAGACCCCAGGATTCTGGGGGTGATGTCACAATGCGGgggatgggacacggggccttccccccaggcagcccccggttctctgggtccagccagctgggggggggtgcgggggggaacgGCTGAGTCGCAGCAGTCACTGGTTCAGGCTGATAAggcaacttcccctccccccatcccctccccacatcctCTGTCGCTCCCCACACAGGAAACCACCCAGGCCCCATGTGCTCCTAACTCCCCTGGGCTGCtgcgccggtgcccctcactcccgacccgcagccccccagccctggccccacccctgccctgccggtgcccctcactcccgacccgcagccccccagtcacccagccctggccccacccctgccctgccggtgcccctcactcccgacccgcagcccctgctagcccggccctgcccccgcccagccctgccggtgcccctcactcccgacccgcagcccctgccacccccccccggcccccccccagccctgccggtgcccctcactcccgacccgcagccccccagtcgcccagccctgccccctcccagccctggcggtggccctcacccccgacccgcagccccccagtgtgccaggcctggccccacccctgccctgccggtgcccctcactcccgacccgcagccccccagtcgcccagccctgcccccacccctgccctgccggtgcccctcactcccgacccacaggccCCCgatcacccagccctgcccccacccctgccctgctggtgcccctcactcctgacccgcagcccccccaatcgcccagccctgcccccacccctgccctgccgatgcccctcactcccgacccgcagccccccgatcacccagccctgcccccacccctgccctggcggtgcccctcaccccctggcGCTCCCAGGAACGATCTGGGGCTGGTTTCCCGTCTGTCTggaccctgcccagccctgcagcaccaggcggacccaggcgtccgggcgtggcgggggggaagggggaggactcCAGGGCGCAGGCTGCATGGCTCAGCTggcgtttgggggtggggggaagatgaTGGctgtaccccctccccccaccccggcccccctCGCCCGCCCACCCCGGCCCCCCGCTCTTCGCACGCCCCTGGCACGGGTGGGCCCTGGGCCCCTCCCTTGTGCCCCCCCGGCCACGCCCCCCCAAGTCTCCGTCCCTGTCTGATCATTTGCCCCATAGTTACacttctgccccccaccccccaccggcCCCCCACCAACCCActtgcagccccccccctccatcttcccacccccccgcccggcccctcaCCCCCCGCGTGTGGGGGGGTCACTCACCGAGGTGGGGGCCCTGGAGTGTCGGGATCGAGCCCCCCGGGAGGAgcagcgcggggcggggggggggccaaggctcgggctccctctgctcccctcggCAAAGTTGCAAAACTTGGACTCGTCCCCGCCCCCGCTCGCAGCTGATTGGTCCAGGCGATGCCGGGGCGTTAAAAATTAATaatcgcccctccccccccgatttAAGGTGGATCCGCATCGCCttgtttgggggggcgggggggcattggggggaggcgctggggggcagaaggggggaggggctggggaggacgggggggggcgcggggaggggccgTTGGGGGcgcggaggggggcagggaacgggggcgttagggggcggggccgaggctgggaggcagttggggggcggggggctagggagggaggcgctgggaggggccgttgggggagcggggggggggcgctgggaggggccgttggggggcggggagacccCGTAGCCCCGGGAAGCTCCAACGGCTCCAGCCGCCTCGCGACCGCGcgtcagccccgccccccgcgggcCCCCCTCGCCTGGATCCCGCCCCGCCAGGTGCCGGGTAGagcagcccggggggggcgggggggcggggaggtgccggggggggcggggcagcgaggggggaggagcgggaggggcggggaggtgcCTGGGGgcgcgcgggggggcggggcagcgcggggggggagcgggggggcgggtgacaccgcccggccccgccccccccggctgaTGCAAGGCGCCATGAGCGGCCACGCTggccccgcgccccccggccGGTGGCAGGTGGGACCCGGCGGGACCCGCGCGGGGTGGGGGCCGTTGGGGGGGCTCCCAGCGGGGGGTCCCAGGGGTTGGGGCACCTGTGtacaacccccccgctccccactgATGTGCCCCTCCGgtgcccccccttccctgggggGGGGCTAGTCcgtgggagcccggactcctgggttccctcccggGCTCggagggggtcggggggggggtgtctgcgaGCGCGATGCAATTAGCTTGtttaatttgtttaaatattgtACGTTTCCCCCGAGTTCTTCCTCTGAGACTCTCTGGGgcatgcggctggctctggggtggggcacgggggaTGGGTATagagggacccctcgcccggcgctgggatgcggctggctctggggtggggcgcgggggcctgggtatccggggacccctcgccccgtgctgggatgcggctggctctggggtggggtgcgggggatgggtatagagggacccctcgcccggcgctgggatgcggctggctctggggtggggcgcgggggcctGGGTATCTGGGGACCCCTCACCcagcgctgggatgcggctggctctggggtggggcgcgggggatGGGTATCTGGGGACCCCTCACCcagcgctgggatgcggctggctctggggtggggtagggggcctGGGTATCCGGGGACCCCTTGCCcagcgctgggatgcggctggctctggggtggggtagggggcctGGGTATCTGGGGACCCCTCACCcagcgctgggatgcggctggctctggggtggggtagggggctgggtATACGGGGACCCCTCACCCAGCGCTGGGATgccgctggctctggggtggggtagggggctgggtatacggggacccctcacccagcgctgggatgcggctggctctggggtgggggtgcaccgggcgaggggtccccggatacctagcccccgcgccccaccccagaggggccgcgtcccagcACTGCCTGTGCGAAAAGCCCCATCTGTCCTGATCAGTCTGTTGGTTTTGTTTCTCACAGGTTTTCATTTGGGCTCTGGGGGCCGGTGAGTGAGTgtgattggggcggggggggggggttgcacgtGCAACACACGCGTGTGTGTCTGGTGCCCAAGCGAGGGGCCGTGTTTGGAAGTGCGGGTGGGCGGTTcccgggggtggagggagctggtgTGAACGAGTGTGCGAGCGAGTGCTCAGGTGCAGGCCGTTCCCGTGTCAGTGTGcgtggccccagccccctccacccgCCATGGACAAGGTGAAGCCGGAGGAGGAGGGGACGAGCCCCGGGGAGCTCCGCCTGGGGGGGCTGCCGGAggagccccccgcccgcccggcctgGAGTAACAAGGCCGAATACATCCTGGCTCAGGTCGGCTTCTCCGTGGGGCTCGGCAACGTCTGGCGCTTCCCCTACCTGTGCCACCAGAAcgggggaggtgagtggggggctgggttaACAAGGGGGGGCTCAAgggattggggggcagggaggaggagagggtctCAAGGTATatgggggcggtgctgggggattgggggcaggaacagggccagattaaccttttgtgggcccagccctccctgtgcttcccctcgggggtgggcccatgccgtGCCACACGCCCCCCTGCTCAACACCGGACACCCCCCTAATTCTCtgtggccagagcccccccccgacctgctatgcccagcacccccccagaccctgccacaaatgcacagcaccttGCACGCCAGCACCCTGCCCAGcgccctcctgcccacagcctcaccccccccactgcctagtgccccaacactcagagatctgccctaccccctcacagtccagcacccgccccaggccctccagagaccccctcccccacgccctgcctcctggccccactcaccggccctgctgggaggcgacTGTGTCAGCCAGGCTGAGCCGGCAGCATGCCGGGGTCCGAATcgctctggcccctgccccacccgggcccagccaagccccccccgcctccccccacacacctggctgagactggccggGCTTCTGCACCGgtcccaggtggctcagctccagggagacgGGGGCccccaggtggtgggaagcagagactgcccggaGGTGCCCTGGGGTCCGGCTggggggtgagagcagggggtggggtcaggggtggagaggagccatTGGCTGgccagtggctggctgagaggagtaagtagtgggcgggggggagccaGCGGGGTCTCGGGGCgcagggggagcagagcagcccGGGGCCCCTCTGAGCAAGGGCCCGGCTCTGTGGCACCgctggcaccattgtaaacccagcACGGGGCAGGAACaggttggtggggtggg from Mauremys mutica isolate MM-2020 ecotype Southern chromosome 15, ASM2049712v1, whole genome shotgun sequence includes the following:
- the CD37 gene encoding leukocyte antigen CD37 isoform X4; amino-acid sequence: MSPRGCLSVTKYFLFLFNLLFFVLGGIILSFGLWILIDQQSFAAVLGSSLYALKVWSYILSGVGIVTMLMGFLGCLGSLKEIKCMLGFYFGFLFLLFAAQITIGVLLYTQRVTLNGKVGVFVEDAIRTYPQAGPPSEKYQSWDFIQGQLQCCGWNSYLDWQQNPVVDNSSRKLYPCSCHNSSSPGERGTNITEAPAVQGATGFCGASGEWPVYRQGCANSVQGWLANNIISIVGVCLGIALMEIHAMSMVCSLLREESFGTPQGPEQETQRLPGSPQPRGLAHHWGGRQRIA
- the CD37 gene encoding leukocyte antigen CD37 isoform X1, whose product is MRIHLKSGGEGRLLIFNAPASPGPISCERGRGRVQVLQLCRGEQREPEPWPPPRPALLLPGGSIPTLQGPHLGPAMSPRGCLSVTKYFLFLFNLLFFVLGGIILSFGLWILIDQQSFAAVLGSSLYALKVWSYILSGVGIVTMLMGFLGCLGSLKEIKCMLGFYFGFLFLLFAAQITIGVLLYTQRVTLNGKVGVFVEDAIRTYPQAGPPSEKYQSWDFIQGQLQCCGWNSYLDWQQNPVVDNSSRKLYPCSCHNSSSPGERGTNITEAPAVQGATGFCGASGEWPVYRQGCANSVQGWLANNIISIVGVCLGIALMEIHAMSMVCSLLREESFGTPQGPEQETQRLPGSPQPRGLAHHWGGRQRIA
- the CD37 gene encoding leukocyte antigen CD37 isoform X2, coding for MRIHLKSGGEGRLLIFNAPASPGPISCERGRGRVQVLQLCRGEQREPEPWPPPRPALLLPGGSIPTLQGPHLGPAMSPRGCLSVTKYFLFLFNLLFFVLGGIILSFGLWILIDQQSFAAVLGSSLYALKVWSYILSGVGIVTMLMGFLGCLGSLKEIKCMLGFYFGFLFLLFAAQITIGVLLYTQRVTLNGKVGVFVEDAIRTYPQAGPPSEKYQSWDFIQGQLQCCGWNSYLDWQQNPVVDNSSRKLYPCSCHNSSSPGERGTNITEAPAVQGATGFCGASGEWPVYRQGCANSVQGWLANNIISIVGVCLGIALMEFLQLLFLALAGTLECRRLTSGSQEILTFPSSSVS
- the CD37 gene encoding leukocyte antigen CD37 isoform X3: MRIHLKSGGEGRLLIFNAPASPGPISCERGRGRVQVLQLCRGEQREPEPWPPPRPALLLPGGSIPTLQGPHLGPAMSPRGCLSVTKYFLFLFNLLFFVLGGIILSFGLWILIDQQSFAAVLGSSLYALKVWSYILSGVGIVTMLMGFLGCLGSLKEIKCMLGFYFGFLFLLFAAQITIGVLLYTQRVTLNGKVGVFVEDAIRTYPQAGPPSEKYQSWDFIQGQLQCCGWNSYLDWQQNPVVDNSSRKLYPCSCHNSSSPGERGTNITEAPAVQGATGFCGASGEWPVYRQGCANSVQGWLANNIISIVGVCLGIALMELCLMMLSMFLFRNMGQNYDKLTRYS